Proteins encoded by one window of Corythoichthys intestinalis isolate RoL2023-P3 chromosome 20, ASM3026506v1, whole genome shotgun sequence:
- the si:ch211-140b10.6 gene encoding protein POLR1D-like yields MTEEERELERRAVEELLRETDRARVRAETMGPAGWLKCPLRGTNKRFLLNTLRSTELQRRPGEPKSGHVSHTTRRDSPRRRSRSRSPPNRRDGGYKRHRENGYSSETKKRDRERERSRGSKGSWVSWSLSQLTLTEKEDTTWIGHQTNHHSSIPP; encoded by the exons atgacagaagaggaGAGGGAATTAGAAAG acgtgctgtaGAGGAGCTCCTGAGGGAGACTGACAGGGCTCGGGTGAGAGCCGAGACGATGGGCCCTGCGGGATG GTTAAAATGTCCTTTGCGAGGCACCAACAAGCGCTTCCTCCTCAATACACTTCGCTCTACGGAACTTCAGCGGCGTCCCGGGGAGCCCAAATCTGGACACGTGTCTCACACCACGAGGCGGGATTCCCCCAGGCGGAGAAGCCGCAGCCGGTCGCCCCCCAACAGACGGGACGGCGGATATAAACGTCACCGTGAGAACGGCTACAGTAGCGAAACCAAGAAGCGGGACCGCGAGCGGGAGAGGAGTCGCGGAAGCAAAG GGTCATGGGTGagctggagcctatcacagctGACTTTGACGGAGAAGGAAGATACAACCTGGATTGGTCACCAGACAAACCATCATAGCTCCATTCCACCTTGA